The Elephas maximus indicus isolate mEleMax1 chromosome 6, mEleMax1 primary haplotype, whole genome shotgun sequence genomic sequence TTTAGCAAAGTCGAtcctagaaaatagaaaaaccttCTGTCATAGTGCAATTGTAAACTTACAAAACTTTACTCTCTGACTCTAGTTTTCTTCTTCTCTACTCTAATGCCACTACATAAATTGTGCATTACTAGGCTTTAAGCAGTTACAGTTTATACTTAACATATATGAAAGGATATCTTATTTACAAATGACATATACAACATTTAACTAGAGGACTATTTTAGGCATTCCCTTGGAGTTAAGAAATcctgaaaaaacaaattaaattttatcTGCAAAATTTCATTAGCTTCTACCTTCTTCtatcatccatatcattaagctgtaagtttttcattttttttaatgatcctgATACCACAGAAGTTTTTGTTCACAATAGTTCCATCCCCATCCCCCTACCTCCCcaggccaaaaaaaaaggaacagaaaaagatgtaaaaagtctaaataatattaatatcctataattttattttggaacTGTCAGAGTAAGTCAGTGATACATTTAGTTCAACATTTCCTACTGAAATTAGAGGGATCTGCAGTTACAAGTCTTACCTGTCAAAAGCTGAAACTGTACTCAGAGCCAAAAGCAAGTAGAGAAGACTCTGGAATGGGTATGCTAAGGTTTTGTACTGTTGGAGAAGGTTTGAGAGGTTCGATAGCTGATCTCCTGCCAGAACATATATCACAACAATATTCCACACAGCACAGCCAGCCAAGAAGCCATGAGAAAAGAGACCAATCATCCTGAAAGAaaaagcacttaactgctacacaaGAATTACTACAGTAAAaagctaaaataattttttaaatctcttcacctaagaataaaattcaacatttcaggaaaagtaaaaaacaagctttttctttttactacATTGAGTAGATCATTTATCTCtaattaaccattaaaaaaaaaaatgcctacatCATTTTAGGTTGTCAATTCTGTTAAGAGTATTGAAcaaccaagatttttttttttttttttttttaattatggagcCCAGTTAACGTTTGTTTAAAGGACAGTCCAACAGAAGGAGCCACCTGAAAGCCCTGTGCACTGAAAGTGCGACATCTCTGGTCGTCCAGGAAGGCTTCATATCCATGGACACATCTATGTTTTCTGTGGTCTTTATCAACTCTGATCTATCAGCGGCCTGGAATCGCCCTAGGAACACGTAACACAATTATTAACACCTAGCAAGAGAACCTGGCAGTCGTTTTTACTTTTTACACATTTAAGAACCCTCAGACTAAGACTAAAATTTTGCTGTTTTTCTATCTAAAAATTCTCCTTAACTCGGTCCCTATTTCtaaagggttttttctttttattgcttgaACAtactattttttcccttttatgaaaaagaaacaaTGCTAATGTACTTTCTTATGAAGCCAAAATAGATCCTAAAGAAGGTTTTAGTAATCAATTCAATTTATGAAATACAATAATGAACTTTCAACCCAGAATGAAGTCTAGAAACCTTTAACATAACCAACTGTGAGACCCTAAGTAAGTCATTTAGCCTCTCTAGGCCACAGGCATCTCATTGGCCAAAACTCCAAGAACTCTTAGATGGGAATCAAAAGTTTAACACAatttatataaaatctaaattgcAAATTTTAAGGACTTTTATGTTTCGAGTTAGTTCTTTAGGCAGCATGTCCACAGGAGTAGAATACAGTCATAATCATGCTCTGGACAGATTTTTCTGAAAAACTGCAACCCACTGTCTTAAAACCAGTACATACTATTCAATGGTGGAACTCTTTTCCCGGAGAATATATAGCCAGACTGCTGTATTTCTTACTCAATATGGTAGGGCCATcatatattttctctcatttatttacttatagaATGTATATCATCACCTTTTCCCCTACCATCACACCAACAACTGTACAAAACTGGGGAAGTATAACAAAGTATTAAGAAATaggcaggggtggggtggagataaaaaaaaaatacacacataatcCGACAACCCAGAAACAAACTCCCTTAACATTTTGACATATTTCCCTTCTAGTCCTTTTGTCCTATGCATTTTTCTATAGTTGAGATCacactgtatgtgtgtgtatgctcaCTTTTCATTAGGATCTTTTTACGAAAAAAATTTCCCTAAACACTATTTTTAATGGTACAGAGTATTTTATTGTACAGATATACCATAACTTACTATTCTCCTATTTcccacataccaaaaaaacaaaccaaacccactgccgtcgagttgattcctactcatagcgaccacataggcTGTTTTTTTTCACTTATGAATAATTCTGTGATGATTAGCtttgtatataaacttttgttcATATTTCTACTTATTTCCTTCATTCAAATTTCCCGAAGTATAATTCCTTAGTCAAAGGATATCCTGGTGTAATTTTTAACAGCTCGTGTTTCAAAACAAGGAGGTACTTACGGCTTTTTTCCACAAATACTTTGCCTACAGGCTGGCTAACACCAGTGGGTGCAGTGAATATAGACTGTTGTTCTGGAGTACTTTGCTCATCAGTAATTATATCTTCATCTTCTACTCCTAGCTCATTAGCATATTGTAATCCTGATGGCCGGGTTTTCCTGTAATCAGGGAGAATGTAAGAAAAATGGATGATTACTAAATTTTTACAGACCCACATAACAAGGTACCCGTGACTATAATGGAAAGAGCCCTGGACTTGGATTCAGGAAACTTGGTTACTATTCATGGATTTGTTATTAACTGTTGTTGGCTGTAGCACATCACCTGTATttctgtgggcctcagttttctcatctggacaATGAAGTGAATAAACTAGGTTTTTAAGGTTCTTCTGAGATTTAAAATATACTGACTCTACAGATGCTGATCACTATTGGTAGAATCATTTTCAAATACAGACAGTAGTGGTATATAACTCCTTAGACTTATACATTTTCCTTATACGTTTTTACTTACTGCTGAAATATCACAGTTTGAATTCTGTTAATATGAGATAGTAGATCATAGTAGCCTATTTTGTTAagattatctttaattttttttgctatttatgtaaaattttctatttatgttcctcatttttaaagtcagcgcccaaggtttttttttttttatttaagtgcAATGTTTTACTTTACTCAGTAGTTTATTCTTTTCACATTTACCTTTAGATTGGTTTAACTGACATTTTTTGTAACATTACTTACCCTAGAGCTACACAGCCCCAAGTGTTTAATAAGACTTAACGACAAACTATCATTTGTGAGCTCCAAACTACGCATCAGGGTATCCCTGGAGAATATTTAGAAGGACAAATAAtttcttactttgtcttctttcgAGGTTTTTTAATAACTGCCTCCTCAGCTGGCTCCACATCAATACCATTTTCATTTTGTAATAAAGATGGACTAGATGCCTTCTTTTGGGTGAAAGAAGTCTCCAATTCTGAAAATAAATTAAGCTTTCATATGACTATAATGTAAAAAGTAATGTATAAGATTTTTGTAAGACAAAAGAACTTTGAGAATTTTAACTGggccaaaaatttttttatttttaaagctttacATCTCTAAACACTcaatataaaatttgaaattgCAGTAACAAACAACACGGAACAAAATTAAGTAATATAACACCCAGGTTGTGTCAGGGATCCCCAACACCACCCCAAGGTTCAGTGATTTTACTAGAAAGAATTACAACACTCACAAGGCATTATACTCACATTTACAGTGTGTTATTACAAAAGACtacaaagcaaaatcagcaaaaaGAAGAAGTGCATGCAAGCAAACCCAGAGGAGGCCAGGTATAAGCCTCCAGGAGTCCTCTCCTAGTGGAATCACACAGGATGTGCTGATTCCTCCAGCAACAAGTTGACAACATGTGTGGGATGTTCTCTACCAGGTAAACTCATTACGGACTTGGCACCCAAGGTTTTTATTGCGGCTGGTCACATAGGCATCTTTTCCCCAGCACCTACCAAAATTCTGGACTCCCAGAAGGAAAGTAGGTGTTCAGCATAAACCATACTGTTTGCACAAACAGTCTAGGCATAGTCTGCCAGCCTTATcatttagggtaagttttaagttAACGTCGGGAACTGTTTGCTAGTCAAGTTCCATGTCCAGCCAAGGCCCAACCTTGCAAGCAGGCCTTTCTAAAGATAGCAGTCTCAAGCCTCCTGTGTTAACTCTTCTATGTATACAGGGCATTAAGTTTAAGCA encodes the following:
- the TMEM237 gene encoding transmembrane protein 237 isoform X3, translating into MFTPFFSTSLDGLVQAGVRRPSEGSEPPTKDPIEHPEAPVQRRHKKTRQPLELETSFTQKKASSPSLLQNENGIDVEPAEEAVIKKPRKKTKKTRPSGLQYANELGVEDEDIITDEQSTPEQQSIFTAPTGVSQPVGKVFVEKSRRFQAADRSELIKTTENIDVSMDMKPSWTTRDVALSVHRAFRMIGLFSHGFLAGCAVWNIVVIYVLAGDQLSNLSNLLQQYKTLAYPFQSLLYLLLALSTVSAFDRIDFAKTSVAVRSFLTLDPTALASFLYFTALILSLSQQMTSDRIHLYTPSSVNGSLWAAGIEEQILQPWIVVNLVVALLVGLSWLFLSYRPGMDLSEELMFSSDVEEYPDKDKGIKASS
- the TMEM237 gene encoding transmembrane protein 237 isoform X2, translating into MGKKQVRPPRALPPVPSAAQDDIPVNRPKKKKPRPKHTLVSTSLDGLVQAGVRRPSEGSEPPTKDPIEHPEAPVQRRHKKTRQPLELETSFTQKKASSPSLLQNENGIDVEPAEEAVIKKPRKKTKKTRPSGLQYANELGVEDEDIITDEQSTPEQQSIFTAPTGVSQPVGKVFVEKSRRFQAADRSELIKTTENIDVSMDMKPSWTTRDVALSVHRAFRMIGLFSHGFLAGCAVWNIVVIYVLAGDQLSNLSNLLQQYKTLAYPFQSLLYLLLALSTVSAFDRIDFAKTSVAVRSFLTLDPTALASFLYFTALILSLSQQMTSDRIHLYTPSSVNGSLWAAGIEEQILQPWIVVNLVVALLVGLSWLFLSYRPGMDLSEELMFSSDVEEYPDKDKGIKASS